From Ascaphus truei isolate aAscTru1 chromosome 20, aAscTru1.hap1, whole genome shotgun sequence, one genomic window encodes:
- the C20H17orf114 gene encoding uncharacterized protein C17orf114 homolog, translating to MGVKSLQCFPWYGRRKERKRKQSEEEPPLPPSPAEKPTLQTSLSVSSDTDAPQNRAYFSGKAGVSFRHEMDSTMSANYSTF from the exons ATGGGGGTGAAGTCTCTGCAGTGTTTCCCCTGgtacgggaggaggaaagagaggaagaggaagcaGAGTGAGGAGG aacCCCCCCTGCCGCCCTCCCCGGCGGAGAAGCCCACCCTCCAGACATCCCTCTCAGTGAGCAGTGATACTGACGCTCCGCAGAACCGGGCCTACTTCAGCGGGAAAGCCGGCGTGTCCTTCCGCCATGAGATGGACTCAACCATGAGCGCCAACTACTCCACCTTCTGA